A stretch of the Agromyces larvae genome encodes the following:
- the hflX gene encoding GTPase HflX, translating into MNESADQHHDDAVDRVLRSVEQRAEVTRFDASAAASIQRTDASPATSTDGEQFDRDERAALRRVSGLSTELQDVTEVEYRQLRLENVVLIGVYSQGSLDDAENSLRELSALAETAGARVLDGVLQRRPHPDPSTYLGRGKVEELRHIVAALGADTVVADTELAPSQRRALEDAVKVKVIDRTAVILDIFSQHAKSREGKAQVELAQLEYLLPRLRGWGESMSRQAGGQVGGAGAGMGSRGPGETKIELDRRRIHTRMAKLRRQIVGMKPAREAKRANRKRNAVPSVAIAGYTNAGKSSLLNRITGAGVLVENALFATLDATVRRNTTADGRVYTIADTVGFVRNLPHQLVEAFRSTLEEVGDADLIVHVVDAAHPDPAGQIATVRDVIGEVGARDIPELVVFNKADLVTPEERLVLRGLEPNAVFASARTGEGVDEVLDAIGRMLPDPSVEVDLLVPYDRGEVISNLHESARVLSIEYVGDGTRVRALVSPELAGQLEAFRADAGALA; encoded by the coding sequence ATGAACGAATCCGCAGACCAGCACCACGACGACGCCGTCGATCGCGTGCTGCGCAGCGTCGAGCAGCGCGCCGAGGTCACGAGGTTCGATGCGTCGGCCGCCGCTTCGATCCAGCGAACGGATGCCTCGCCGGCCACGTCGACCGACGGCGAGCAGTTCGACCGCGACGAGCGCGCGGCGCTGCGCCGTGTCAGCGGGCTGTCGACAGAACTGCAGGACGTCACCGAGGTCGAGTACCGCCAGCTGCGCCTCGAGAACGTCGTGCTGATCGGCGTGTATTCGCAGGGCTCGCTCGACGACGCCGAGAATTCGTTGCGCGAGCTCTCGGCGCTCGCCGAGACCGCTGGGGCGCGAGTGCTCGACGGCGTGCTGCAGCGACGGCCGCATCCCGACCCGAGCACCTACCTCGGTCGCGGCAAGGTCGAGGAGCTGCGCCACATCGTCGCCGCGCTCGGCGCCGACACCGTGGTCGCCGACACCGAGCTCGCGCCGAGCCAGCGTCGCGCGCTCGAGGACGCGGTGAAGGTGAAGGTCATCGACCGCACCGCGGTGATCCTCGACATCTTCAGCCAGCACGCGAAGAGCCGCGAGGGCAAGGCCCAGGTCGAACTCGCGCAGCTCGAGTACCTGCTGCCGCGACTGCGCGGCTGGGGCGAGTCGATGAGCCGCCAGGCCGGCGGTCAGGTCGGCGGCGCGGGCGCGGGCATGGGGTCGCGCGGCCCCGGTGAGACCAAGATCGAGCTCGACCGTCGTCGCATCCACACGCGGATGGCGAAGCTGCGCCGCCAGATCGTCGGCATGAAGCCGGCGCGCGAGGCCAAGCGGGCCAATCGCAAACGCAACGCGGTGCCGTCGGTCGCGATCGCCGGGTACACGAACGCGGGCAAGTCCAGTCTGCTGAACCGCATCACGGGCGCGGGCGTGCTCGTCGAGAACGCGCTGTTCGCGACGCTGGACGCCACGGTGCGGCGCAACACGACCGCCGACGGCCGCGTCTACACGATCGCCGACACGGTCGGGTTCGTGCGCAACCTGCCGCACCAGCTCGTCGAGGCGTTCCGCTCGACCCTGGAGGAGGTGGGCGACGCCGACCTCATCGTGCACGTCGTCGATGCGGCGCATCCCGACCCCGCCGGGCAGATCGCGACCGTCCGAGACGTGATCGGCGAGGTCGGTGCCCGCGACATCCCCGAGCTCGTCGTCTTCAACAAGGCCGACCTGGTGACTCCCGAAGAGCGCCTCGTGCTGCGCGGACTCGAGCCGAACGCGGTGTTCGCGTCGGCCCGCACCGGCGAGGGCGTCGACGAGGTGCTCGACGCGATCGGGCGCATGCTGCCCGACCCGTCGGTCGAGGTCGACCTGCTCGTGCCGTACGACCGCGGCGAGGTGATCTCGAACCTGCACGAGTCCGCGCGCGTGCTGTCGATCGAGTACGTCGGCGACGGCACGCGGGTGCGCGCGCTCGTCTCGCCCGAACTGGCGGGGCAGCTCGAGGCGTTCCGGGCGGACGCGGGCGCGCTGGCCTGA
- a CDS encoding MFS transporter, whose translation MTWEARSVHDVDAARRPPREHVLFAAASIGALANGVAGSAAALLAERVGGGMAVAGLPQAMLVIGTAVAALGISAASRGGRRVRSLAVGAVAAAVGAMIVVGAAIVASFPALLAGSLLFGAGNAAVMLSRYAAAERAQPARRVRALTALLVATSVGAVVGPLLLEPSDRLGQALGLPPLAGCFVLGAAAFVVAAAAFTAVPVPPRADASTGSHEAAPDGAPAASHRRRDTVVGVGVLSLANLVMVLVMTALPMHVLHLHDGGLQVLGVVIALHVAAMFAPAPLSGFVTGRLGAERAAGLAAAVLAGAAVLAAVAPAHLPTVSGAVVVIGLGWNLALVAGSAILARDAVESVRLRREGWGEVGMGVAAAGGGAASGVALQVAGFAGLAIGAGCIAVALLGWAVAARRRPAPASTVD comes from the coding sequence ATGACCTGGGAAGCCCGCTCCGTGCACGATGTCGACGCGGCACGACGACCGCCCCGCGAACACGTGCTGTTCGCCGCCGCATCGATCGGAGCCCTGGCCAACGGGGTCGCCGGATCGGCTGCGGCTCTGCTCGCCGAACGGGTGGGCGGGGGGATGGCGGTCGCCGGTCTTCCGCAGGCCATGCTCGTGATCGGCACGGCCGTGGCCGCGCTCGGCATCAGCGCGGCATCGCGCGGCGGACGCCGGGTGCGATCGCTCGCCGTCGGCGCGGTGGCCGCGGCCGTGGGTGCGATGATCGTGGTCGGCGCCGCGATCGTCGCGTCGTTCCCCGCGCTGCTCGCCGGAAGCCTGCTCTTCGGCGCCGGCAACGCCGCGGTGATGCTCAGCCGCTACGCGGCAGCCGAACGCGCGCAGCCCGCACGACGCGTCCGCGCGCTGACGGCGCTGCTCGTCGCCACGTCGGTCGGCGCGGTGGTCGGGCCGCTGCTGCTCGAGCCGAGCGACCGGCTCGGGCAGGCGCTCGGCCTTCCCCCGCTGGCCGGATGCTTCGTGCTCGGCGCGGCGGCGTTCGTCGTCGCGGCGGCGGCGTTCACGGCGGTGCCCGTCCCGCCCCGTGCGGACGCGAGCACGGGGTCGCACGAAGCGGCGCCCGACGGCGCCCCTGCCGCATCGCACCGTCGTCGCGACACCGTCGTCGGTGTCGGCGTCCTCTCGCTCGCGAACCTCGTGATGGTCCTGGTGATGACCGCGTTGCCGATGCACGTGCTGCACCTGCACGATGGCGGCCTCCAGGTGCTGGGCGTGGTCATCGCACTGCACGTCGCGGCGATGTTCGCCCCGGCACCGCTGTCGGGGTTCGTCACGGGGCGGCTGGGCGCGGAACGCGCGGCCGGCCTCGCGGCGGCGGTGCTGGCCGGCGCGGCCGTGCTCGCGGCCGTGGCGCCGGCGCACCTGCCGACCGTCTCCGGCGCGGTCGTGGTGATCGGGCTCGGCTGGAATCTCGCGCTGGTCGCGGGCAGCGCGATCCTCGCCCGCGACGCGGTGGAGTCGGTTCGCCTGCGCCGGGAGGGCTGGGGCGAGGTGGGCATGGGGGTCGCGGCGGCGGGCGGCGGCGCGGCGTCGGGGGTCGCGCTGCAGGTCGCCGGGTTCGCGGGCCTCGCGATCGGGGCCGGATGCATCGCCGTCGCGCTGCTCGGCTGGGCGGTCGCCGCACGACGCCGGCCGGCGCCCGCGTCGACCGTAGACTGA
- a CDS encoding Lrp/AsnC family transcriptional regulator — protein sequence MQSYEPDETDWAILRELQADARISFNELGRRIHLSPPSVAERVRRLEGLGVIAGYSARVDPAEVGQPLTAFIQLKCDPGRCLLRTADPDDLPEVVEIHKLAGRHCTLLRVRAASMSHFEGLAERIGSHGAIETTMVLSTPYARADVRPAPPPRPVTTGDRWWSTSRGGSA from the coding sequence ATGCAGTCGTACGAACCCGATGAAACCGACTGGGCGATCCTGCGCGAACTGCAGGCCGACGCGCGCATCTCGTTCAACGAACTCGGGCGCCGCATCCACCTCTCGCCGCCCTCCGTCGCCGAACGGGTGCGACGACTCGAGGGCCTCGGCGTGATCGCCGGCTACTCCGCACGGGTCGATCCGGCCGAGGTCGGGCAGCCGCTCACCGCGTTCATCCAGTTGAAGTGCGACCCCGGGCGATGCCTGCTGCGAACCGCCGACCCCGACGATCTGCCCGAGGTGGTCGAGATCCACAAGCTCGCCGGCCGCCACTGCACGCTGCTGCGCGTGCGGGCGGCCTCCATGTCGCATTTCGAAGGCCTCGCCGAACGCATCGGCTCGCACGGCGCGATCGAGACGACGATGGTGCTGTCGACGCCGTACGCCAGGGCCGACGTGCGCCCCGCACCGCCGCCCCGCCCGGTGACCACCGGGGATCGCTGGTGGTCGACGTCCCGCGGCGGATCAGCCTAG
- the dapF gene encoding diaminopimelate epimerase — protein sequence MSFDLAFTKGQGTGNDFVLVSDPDGDLDLTPTQIAAICDRRFGVGADGLIRAVRSSELADGAAVVAADPDAVWFMDYWNADGSVSEMCGNGIRVFTAFLLDQGLATLADDASIAIGTRAGVRRVRRAPAGFEADLGVWRLAEGEAAEPLVRARSLPVARPGLGIDVGNPHVVVALADDDELAALDLAAAPILEPAPPAGANVEFVVPADPLVEGGVGRIRMRVHERGSGETLSCGTGAVASAVAVRHWAGAEAPDEWRVQVPGGVLGVRVAAAEDGERVWLSGPAELVFDGVLALG from the coding sequence ATGTCCTTCGACCTGGCGTTCACGAAGGGGCAGGGCACCGGCAACGACTTCGTGCTGGTGAGCGACCCCGATGGCGACCTCGACCTCACCCCGACGCAGATCGCGGCGATCTGCGACCGGCGATTCGGGGTCGGCGCCGACGGGCTGATCCGCGCGGTGCGTTCGAGCGAGCTCGCCGACGGGGCCGCCGTCGTGGCGGCGGACCCCGACGCGGTGTGGTTCATGGACTACTGGAACGCCGACGGCTCCGTCTCCGAGATGTGCGGCAACGGCATCCGGGTGTTCACCGCGTTCCTGCTCGATCAGGGGCTCGCCACGCTCGCCGACGACGCGTCGATCGCGATCGGCACGCGTGCCGGCGTCCGTCGGGTGCGACGCGCACCGGCCGGGTTCGAGGCCGACCTCGGGGTGTGGCGGCTCGCCGAGGGCGAGGCGGCCGAGCCGCTCGTCCGGGCGAGATCGCTGCCGGTCGCTCGGCCCGGGCTCGGCATCGACGTCGGCAATCCGCACGTCGTGGTCGCACTGGCCGACGACGACGAGCTCGCCGCGCTCGACCTCGCCGCTGCGCCGATCCTCGAGCCGGCTCCGCCCGCGGGGGCGAACGTCGAGTTCGTGGTTCCGGCCGATCCGCTCGTCGAAGGCGGGGTCGGCCGCATCCGGATGCGGGTGCACGAGCGCGGCTCCGGGGAGACGCTCTCGTGCGGCACCGGCGCCGTGGCATCCGCGGTCGCGGTTCGGCACTGGGCCGGCGCCGAAGCGCCCGACGAATGGCGCGTGCAGGTGCCGGGCGGCGTGCTCGGGGTGCGGGTCGCCGCCGCCGAGGACGGCGAGCGGGTCTGGCTGAGCGGGCCGGCGGAGCTGGTCTTCGACGGCGTGCTCGCGCTGGGCTGA
- a CDS encoding regulatory protein RecX, translating into MSDPSSDEHLAPVSYLPWAIPGRSIHEADDGDAAVADPVGDDSPGDDSPGDDRPFGDAARSQQRHPAGGRGSRRSTRPRLAVVGGTGPGERGAGPGERGAEPGERGAGPEDRGAGPGERGAGRRAGVTGTRRRGESLPQNAFADETGPERDERIDRLVVSRLRRSSLSIAEVRGVLVEHGLDDVEVDEWIERYRRLGYLDDARLAEQLVHVQTSRRGRGSSAILSELGRRGIDPVIAREAVDALDPAAEREQALEVAERRHRQLRGLERHVAERRLSAFLQRRGYPAELVRDVLSQVLGADRS; encoded by the coding sequence ATGAGCGACCCGTCGTCCGACGAGCATCTCGCCCCGGTCTCGTATCTGCCGTGGGCGATCCCGGGGCGGAGCATCCACGAGGCCGATGACGGCGACGCCGCCGTCGCCGACCCGGTCGGCGACGACTCGCCCGGCGACGACTCGCCCGGCGACGATCGGCCCTTCGGCGACGCGGCGCGGTCGCAGCAGCGGCACCCGGCGGGCGGTCGCGGGTCGCGACGGTCGACCCGCCCGCGACTCGCGGTCGTCGGCGGCACCGGGCCGGGCGAGCGCGGTGCCGGGCCGGGCGAGCGCGGCGCCGAGCCGGGCGAGCGCGGTGCCGGGCCGGAAGACCGCGGCGCCGGGCCGGGCGAGCGCGGCGCCGGGCGACGGGCCGGGGTGACGGGCACACGCCGGCGCGGCGAATCGCTGCCGCAGAACGCGTTCGCCGATGAGACCGGGCCCGAGCGCGACGAGCGCATCGACCGGCTCGTCGTGTCGCGGCTGCGCCGATCGTCGCTGTCGATCGCCGAGGTCCGCGGGGTGCTCGTCGAGCACGGGCTCGACGACGTCGAGGTCGACGAGTGGATCGAGCGGTACCGACGGCTCGGGTACCTCGACGACGCCCGTCTCGCCGAGCAGCTCGTGCATGTGCAGACCTCGCGCCGCGGCCGGGGGTCGAGTGCGATCCTCTCCGAGCTCGGGCGGCGCGGCATCGATCCCGTGATCGCCCGCGAGGCGGTCGACGCGTTGGATCCCGCGGCCGAACGCGAGCAGGCCCTCGAGGTCGCCGAACGCAGGCACCGCCAGCTCCGGGGCCTCGAGCGGCACGTCGCCGAGCGCCGCCTCAGCGCGTTCCTGCAGCGGCGGGGGTATCCGGCCGAGCTCGTGCGCGACGTCCTGTCGCAGGTACTCGGTGCGGATCGCTCGTAG
- the miaA gene encoding tRNA (adenosine(37)-N6)-dimethylallyltransferase MiaA — protein sequence MTLIAIVGATGTGKSAFALDLAEAFARVGRAAEVVNADAMQLYRGMDLGTAKLAVDERRGIPHRLLDVLDVTEEASVARYQPAARAAIDEIERRGAVALLVGGSGLYVSGVIHDFRFPGTDPVIRAELERELAERGPGLLHARLRTIDAETAAAVDPQNGRRIVRALEVIAVTGEPKAARLPDEPVPWRPHRIVHLRSDRARLVERLDARVERMWRDGLIDEVRGLVPLGIERGVTARKAIGYQQALAQLDGRLSEADAIAETQQLTRVYARRQVSWFKRYADAAVIDADEASDRAAELDRQISLG from the coding sequence GTGACCCTCATCGCGATCGTCGGTGCCACGGGCACGGGCAAGTCGGCGTTCGCGCTCGACCTCGCCGAAGCGTTCGCGCGCGTAGGCCGGGCGGCCGAGGTGGTCAACGCCGATGCGATGCAGCTCTACCGCGGCATGGACCTCGGCACCGCGAAGCTCGCGGTCGACGAGCGTCGCGGCATCCCGCACCGCCTGCTCGACGTCCTCGACGTGACCGAGGAGGCGTCGGTCGCCCGTTATCAGCCCGCCGCGCGGGCCGCGATCGACGAGATCGAGCGGCGCGGCGCGGTGGCGCTGCTCGTCGGCGGTTCGGGGCTCTACGTCTCGGGCGTGATCCACGATTTCCGTTTCCCGGGCACCGACCCGGTGATCCGCGCCGAGCTCGAACGGGAGCTCGCGGAACGCGGCCCCGGCCTGCTGCACGCCCGGCTGCGGACGATCGACGCCGAGACCGCCGCAGCGGTCGACCCGCAGAACGGCCGCCGCATCGTGCGCGCGCTCGAGGTCATCGCCGTGACGGGGGAGCCGAAGGCCGCCCGACTGCCCGACGAACCGGTGCCGTGGCGACCGCACCGCATCGTGCACCTGCGCAGCGACCGGGCCCGGCTCGTCGAACGCCTCGACGCACGCGTCGAGCGGATGTGGCGCGACGGCCTGATCGACGAGGTGCGGGGGCTCGTGCCGCTCGGCATCGAGCGCGGCGTGACGGCGCGCAAGGCGATCGGCTACCAGCAGGCGCTCGCGCAGCTCGACGGCCGACTGAGCGAGGCCGACGCGATCGCCGAGACCCAGCAGCTCACCCGGGTGTACGCGCGACGGCAGGTGAGCTGGTTCAAACGGTACGCGGACGCTGCGGTCATCGATGCCGACGAGGCATCCGACCGGGCGGCCGAGCTGGACCGCCAGATCTCGCTAGGCTGA
- the miaB gene encoding tRNA (N6-isopentenyl adenosine(37)-C2)-methylthiotransferase MiaB: protein MSTLREASHGGATDVAPAEEAGRAPRTYEVRTFGCQMNVHDSERLSGSLEAAGYVPADGAEPDVVVINTCAVRENADNKLYGNLGHLAGVKRRHAGMQIAVGGCLAQKDKNVILEKAPWVDVVFGTHNMGSLPSLLERARHNDEAQLEILDALEVFPSTLPTKRDSTYSGWVSISVGCNNTCTFCIVPSLRGKEKDRRPGDILAEVQALVDDGAIEVTLLGQNVNSYGVEFGDRQAFGKLLRAVGGIDGLERIRFTSPHPAAFTDDVIDAMAETPNVMPQLHMPLQSGSDRILKAMRRSYRSERFLGILDRVRAKIPNAAISTDIIVGFPGETEADFEETLRVVEQARFASAFTFQYSVRPGTPAATMADQVPKEVVQERYERLIALQERISWEENQRVVGRPVEVLVSTGEGKKDAETHRLSGRAEDSRLVHFEVPEGSAVPRPGDVVSVTVTQAAPFHLIADSVDGSPLVIRRTRAGDAWDRAQADSCGVPADADAGASGAAGRVSLGLPSLRIGREPLVSPGVGTMPIYDPSDSQR, encoded by the coding sequence ATGAGCACTCTTCGAGAGGCCTCGCACGGCGGGGCCACCGATGTCGCGCCCGCCGAGGAGGCCGGGCGCGCCCCCCGCACCTACGAGGTGCGCACGTTCGGCTGCCAGATGAACGTGCACGATTCCGAACGGCTCTCGGGCTCGCTCGAGGCGGCCGGCTACGTCCCCGCCGACGGCGCCGAGCCCGACGTCGTGGTCATCAACACGTGTGCGGTGCGTGAGAACGCCGACAACAAGCTGTACGGCAACCTCGGCCACCTCGCGGGCGTGAAGCGCCGCCACGCGGGCATGCAGATCGCGGTCGGCGGGTGCCTCGCCCAGAAGGACAAGAACGTCATCCTCGAGAAGGCCCCCTGGGTCGACGTCGTCTTCGGCACGCACAACATGGGGTCCCTGCCGAGCCTGCTCGAGCGGGCCCGGCACAACGACGAAGCCCAGCTCGAGATCCTCGACGCACTCGAGGTGTTCCCGTCGACGCTGCCGACCAAGCGCGACTCCACGTACAGCGGGTGGGTCTCGATCTCGGTCGGGTGCAACAACACCTGCACCTTCTGCATCGTGCCGTCGCTGCGCGGCAAAGAGAAAGACCGCCGGCCCGGCGACATCCTCGCCGAGGTGCAGGCGCTCGTCGACGACGGCGCGATCGAGGTCACCCTGCTCGGCCAGAACGTGAACTCCTACGGGGTCGAGTTCGGCGACCGGCAGGCGTTCGGCAAGCTGCTGCGGGCGGTCGGCGGCATCGACGGGCTCGAGCGCATCCGCTTCACGAGCCCGCATCCGGCCGCGTTCACCGACGACGTCATCGACGCGATGGCCGAGACGCCCAACGTGATGCCCCAACTGCACATGCCGCTGCAGTCGGGTTCCGACCGCATCCTGAAGGCGATGCGCCGCTCGTACCGCTCCGAGCGGTTCCTCGGCATCCTCGACCGGGTGCGTGCGAAGATCCCGAACGCGGCGATCTCGACCGACATCATCGTGGGCTTCCCAGGCGAGACCGAAGCCGACTTCGAGGAGACGCTGCGGGTCGTCGAGCAGGCGCGGTTCGCGTCCGCCTTCACGTTCCAGTACTCCGTCCGGCCGGGCACTCCCGCCGCGACGATGGCCGACCAGGTGCCGAAGGAGGTCGTGCAGGAGCGCTACGAACGGCTCATCGCCCTCCAGGAGCGGATCAGCTGGGAGGAGAACCAGCGGGTCGTCGGCCGCCCGGTCGAGGTGCTCGTCTCGACCGGCGAGGGCAAGAAGGACGCCGAGACGCACCGGCTGAGCGGCCGTGCCGAAGACAGCCGGCTCGTGCATTTCGAGGTTCCCGAGGGTTCGGCGGTTCCGCGGCCCGGCGACGTCGTGTCGGTGACCGTCACCCAGGCGGCGCCCTTCCACCTCATCGCCGACTCGGTCGACGGGTCCCCGCTCGTGATCCGCCGCACCCGTGCCGGCGACGCGTGGGATCGTGCGCAGGCCGACAGCTGCGGGGTGCCGGCCGACGCCGACGCCGGTGCCTCGGGCGCCGCGGGCCGCGTGTCGCTCGGCCTGCCGTCGCTGCGGATCGGCCGCGAGCCGCTGGTGTCGCCGGGTGTCGGCACGATGCCGATCTACGACCCGAGCGACTCGCAGCGCTGA
- the recA gene encoding recombinase RecA, which translates to MPSPVDREKALEAALAQIDRQFGKGSVMRLGSEERAPVEVIPTGSVALDVALGVGGLPRGRIIEIYGPESSGKTTLTLHAIANAQRAGGIAAFVDAEHALDPEYAKKLGVDIDSLLVSQPDTGEQALEIADMLVRSGSIDLIVIDSVAALVPRAEIEGEMGDSHVGLQARLMSQALRKLTGGLNQTNTTMIFINQLREKIGVFFGSPETTAGGKALKFYASVRLDIRRIETLKDGTEAVGNRTRVKVVKNKMAPPFKQAEFDILYGVGISREGSLIDYGVDQGIVKKSGAWYTYDGDQLGQGKENARNFLLQNPDIAADIEQKILVKLGIGAAGAQAAAAAPANVESIDAKRRGA; encoded by the coding sequence ATGCCCTCACCCGTAGACCGCGAGAAGGCCCTCGAAGCCGCACTCGCCCAGATCGATCGTCAGTTCGGCAAGGGGTCGGTGATGCGACTCGGCAGCGAGGAGCGCGCCCCGGTCGAGGTGATCCCCACCGGCTCCGTGGCACTCGATGTGGCGCTCGGCGTCGGCGGTCTTCCGCGCGGCCGCATCATCGAGATCTACGGTCCCGAGTCCTCCGGCAAGACCACGCTCACCCTGCACGCCATCGCGAACGCCCAGCGAGCCGGCGGTATCGCCGCGTTCGTCGATGCCGAGCACGCGCTCGACCCCGAGTACGCGAAGAAGCTCGGCGTCGACATCGATTCGCTGCTCGTCTCGCAGCCCGACACGGGGGAGCAGGCACTCGAGATCGCCGACATGCTCGTGCGCTCGGGGTCGATCGACCTCATCGTCATCGACTCGGTCGCCGCCCTGGTGCCGCGCGCCGAGATCGAGGGCGAGATGGGCGACTCGCACGTCGGCCTCCAGGCCCGTCTCATGTCGCAGGCGCTGCGCAAGCTCACCGGTGGGCTCAACCAGACCAACACCACGATGATCTTCATCAACCAGCTGCGCGAGAAGATCGGGGTGTTCTTCGGCAGCCCCGAGACCACCGCGGGCGGCAAGGCGCTGAAGTTCTACGCGTCGGTGCGTCTCGACATCCGCCGCATCGAGACCCTGAAAGACGGCACCGAGGCGGTGGGCAACCGCACGCGCGTCAAGGTCGTGAAGAACAAGATGGCTCCGCCCTTCAAGCAGGCCGAGTTCGACATCCTGTACGGGGTGGGCATCTCCCGCGAGGGCAGCCTCATCGACTACGGCGTCGACCAGGGCATCGTGAAGAAGTCGGGCGCGTGGTACACGTACGACGGCGACCAGCTCGGCCAGGGCAAGGAGAACGCCCGCAACTTCCTGCTGCAGAACCCCGACATCGCCGCCGACATCGAGCAGAAGATCCTGGTGAAGCTCGGCATCGGCGCGGCGGGGGCGCAGGCCGCTGCCGCGGCGCCGGCGAACGTCGAGTCCATCGACGCCAAGCGCCGCGGCGCCTGA
- a CDS encoding class I SAM-dependent methyltransferase — protein MPQEHYFSSSPAAPESLRTITVRLAGRELAVVTAPAVFSPGHLDGGTAVLLDEVPDPPATGHVLDLGSGWGPIALSLAFRAPETTVWAVDVNDRALDLVRRNAARHGLTNVNAVPAEGVPDDIEFATIWSNPPIRVGKAVLHELMTTWLPRLARGGTAWLVVQKNLGADSLQRWLAEEFADGFEVSRAATSKGFRVLRVDRR, from the coding sequence ATGCCCCAGGAGCACTACTTCTCGTCGAGCCCCGCCGCACCCGAGTCGCTGCGGACGATCACCGTCCGGCTCGCCGGGCGCGAACTGGCGGTCGTCACCGCGCCCGCGGTGTTCAGCCCCGGCCACCTCGACGGCGGAACCGCGGTGCTGCTCGACGAGGTGCCCGACCCGCCCGCGACCGGCCACGTGCTCGACCTCGGCTCGGGCTGGGGGCCGATCGCCCTGAGCCTCGCGTTCCGGGCCCCCGAGACGACGGTCTGGGCGGTCGACGTCAACGATCGCGCCCTCGACCTCGTTCGACGCAACGCCGCACGCCACGGCCTGACCAACGTCAACGCCGTGCCCGCCGAGGGTGTTCCCGACGACATCGAGTTCGCGACGATCTGGTCGAACCCGCCGATCCGGGTCGGCAAGGCGGTGCTGCACGAGCTCATGACGACCTGGCTGCCCCGGCTCGCGCGCGGCGGCACGGCATGGCTCGTCGTGCAGAAGAACCTCGGCGCCGACTCCCTGCAGCGCTGGCTCGCCGAGGAGTTCGCCGACGGATTCGAGGTGTCGCGGGCCGCGACCTCGAAGGGGTTCCGGGTGCTGCGCGTCGACCGGCGCTGA